From the Deinococcus sonorensis KR-87 genome, the window GCGTGCAGGAGAAGCGGGCCATCAGCCACCGGGGCCGCGCCCTGGACGCCCTGAAGGCCGCCCACGCCCACGGGCTGCCGGGCCGCGAGGTCAGCCGGCTGGAGTAGGCGGCACAGCGAAGGAGGCCAGCAGCTGCTGGCCTCCTTTGTTTGTTTGCGGGTTTTCTGGTTACTGGGTGCTTCTGGGGTCCAGCACGTCGCGCAGGCCGTCGCCCAGCAGGTTGAAGCCCAGCACCGACAGCAGGATGGCCAGCCCCGGAAAGATCATGGTCCAGGCGGCGCTGGTGTAATAGTCGCGGCTGTCGGCCAGCATGGTGCCCCACTCGGGCGCCGGGGGCGGCACGCCCAGGCCCAGGAAGCCCAGCGCGGCCGCCTCGATGGTGGCGGTGGCGATGCTCAGCGCGCCCTGCACGATCAGCGGGGACAGGCTGTTGGGCAGCACATGCCGGAACATCAGGCGGCCGGAAGTGGCGCCCAGAGCGCCGGCCGCCTGCACGAACTCGCGCTCGCGGATACTCAACACCACGCTGCGGGCCAGCCGCAGGTAGGTGGGAATCTGCGGAATGCTGACGGCCAGCATCACGGTGTACAGGCCCGGCAGGCGGGTCAGGATGGTGGCCACCCCGATGGCGATCAGGATGCTCGGAAACGCCAGCATCACGTCACTGACGTAACCGAGTACCGTGTCGGTGGGACCGCCGAAGAAGCCGGCCAGCAGGCCCAGCACGCTGCCGATCAGCAGCGCCAGTGCGGTGGCCAGGAAGCCGATGGCCAGACTGACCCGCGCGCCGTACCAGACCCGCACCGCTATGTCGCGGCCCAGGTTGTCGGTGCCGAAGGGATGGCGGAAGTAGTCCACCCGGCCGCTGACCGCGTCGGTGTAGCGGGTGCGGGTCTCGGCGTTCCAGAGCGCCGAGATGCTGGGCGGCGCCAGCCGGAAGCGGTAGTCCACGTCGCTGCTGGGGTCGTAGGGGCGCAGCACCGGGGCCAGCAGCGCCAGCACCAGAAAGATCAGCACGATCACCGCCCCGATCTTGCCGGGGGCGCTGCGCCGGAAGCGGCGCCAGAATACGTTCTGCGACCGCCGGGGGGCGGTGGCGGGGGCCGCTGCGGTCATGTGGGCTCCGCCATGCTTGGGGGGTTCATCATCATCTCTCGCCTCATGTTTCTAGCGGTACTGAATCCGCGGGTCCAGCAGGGCGTAGCTCAGGTCCACCAGCAGGTTGACCACGCTCACGATCAGGGCCGCGAAGATCACACCGCCCTGAATCACCGGGTAGTCGCGCAGGCTGATCGCGTCGTACAGCCACGAGCCCAGGCCCGGCCAGCTGAAGATGGTCTCGGTCAGCACCGCGCCGCCCAGCAGCGCGCCGGCCTGCAGGCCCACCACCGTCACCACCGGCAGCAGGGCGTTGCGCAGCGCGTGCCGGATGGTGACCCGGTTGGCCGCCACGCCTTTGGCCCGGGCGGTCCGCACGTAGTCCTGCCCCAGCACTTCCAGCAGCGACGAGCGGGTGATGCGGGCAATGATGGCCATCGGAATGCTGCCCAGCGCGATGGCCGGCAGGATCAGGTGCCGCAGCGCGTCCCAGCTGGCCGCCGGCTGGCCGCGCAGCAGGCCGTCTAGCACGTACAGGCCAGTCACCGGCTGCAGGTCCACCCCGGTGGACAGCCGGGCGCTGGGCGGCAGCCAGCCGAGCAGCACCGCGAAGATCCACACCAGCAGCAGGCCCAGCCAGAAGATCGGCATGCTGACCCCGACCAGCGACAGCCCGGTGGCGAGGCTGTCCCAGGCGCTGTTGCGGCGCAGCGCCGCCAGAATGCCGGCCGGCAGCCCGATCAGCAGCGCAAAGAACAGCGCCCCGATCGCCAGTTCGGCGGTGGCAGGGAAGCGGCTGCGCAGCTCGTCGCGCACCGGGATCTGCGACTTGATGCCGGCGCCCAGGTCGCCGTGCAGCAGGGCGTTCACGTACAGCGGGTACTGGGCGTCCAGCGGGTGGGCCGGGTTGAAGAACCACGGTTTGTCCAGACCCAGCTGCTTGGTCAGGCGCGCCACCGACTCCGGGTTGGCGCGCTCGCCCAGAATGGCCGTGGCCGGATCGCCGGGAATGCTCCGCACGAAAGTGAACACCACCACGCTGATGCCGATCAGGACCAGCAGGGTGCGCCACAGGCGGCGCAGGATGTAGGGGGCCAAGGCAGAACTCCTTTGGAGCAGGAAAGAGAAGGACAGGGCGATGAGCGCCCCTCAACAACAACACAGCCTCCATCAGCGTGGACGGAGGCTGTGGAAACCGGCCGGTCAGTGCAGAGGCCGGACGCCTCGCCTTACTTCTTGCCGACCAGAATGATGTTGTTGAAGGCCTCGCTGCCCAGCGGGCTGGGCACCCAGCCCTTCACGTAGGTGCGGGCGGCGGCCAGCGGCTGGCTGTGCGCCATCGGGATGCGGAACGCGGCCTTGTAGGTCAGCTCGTGCAGCTGGGCGTAGACCTTGGCCTTGCCGGGGCGGGTCAGGGCGGCGCGGCCCTGCTCCAGCAGCGACTGCAGCTGGGCGGGGTTGTAGTTGATGTCGTCGCTGGCGTTGGCGCCGTAGTACGCACCGTAGAAGTTGTCGGGCGAGCCGTAGTCACCGGTCCAGCCGATCATGTACATGTCGAAGCCGGGTTCCTTGTTGCGGTCGTCCAGGTACTTGGCCCAGTCCTCGGTCTTGAGGTTGGCCTTGATGCCCACCGCCGAGAGGTCTGCAGCGATCGCCTGCGCGATGTCCTTGGGGTTCGGGAAGTACGGGCGGCTGACCGGCATGTACCACAGGTCCAGACTGAAGCCGTTGGCGTACCCGGCGTCGGCCAGCATCTTCTTGGCCGCGGCCGGGTCGTACTTGTAATCGGCCGGCACGGCGTCGCTGTTGGCCCAGGCCATCACCGGCGGCAGGAAGCTCGCGTTGCTGACGGCCAGACCGTTCCAGAACGCCTCTGCGATGGCCTTCTTGTTGATGGCCATGCTGATGGCGGTGCGCACCTGCTGGTTGGCGAGGTACTTGTTGCGGTTGTTGAGGCTCAGGAAGCCCACGTTGAAGCTAGGCTTCAGCACCGCCGTCAGGTTCTTGTCGGCCTTGACCGCGTTCAGGCTGTCAGGGGTGAGGTCGCTGGCGAAGTCGATGGTGCCGGCCTTCAGCTCGTTCAGGCGCTGCGAGGGGTCCTTGATGCTGCGGATGACCAGTCCGGTCACCTTCGGCTTGGCGCCCCAGTACTCCATGTTTGGCTTCAGCACCACGCTGTCGCCGGTCTTCCAGCTCACGAAGCTGAAGGGGCCGGTGCCGACCGGCGTGCTGGCGGGCGTGCCGTACTTGGCGCCCTGCGCCTTGATGGCGGTGGGGCTGGCCATGCCGAAGTACCCGGCACCAATCACCACCGGGAAGTCGGAGTTGCCGCCGGTCAGCTCGAAGCGCACGGTCGAGTCGTCGACCTTGACGATGTTCTTGATGACGGCCGTCTTGTCGCCCTTGAAGCCGCCCAGCAGGTCGGCCATGATCTCGTAAGTGCGGCCCTGGTCACGGAAGCCGTACGGCGACTTGGGGTCCCAGAAGCGGGTCCAGTTGAACACCACGGCGTCGGCGTTGAAGGGGGTACCGTCCTGGAACTTGACGTTCTTGCGCAGGTTGAAGGTCCAGACGGTGGCGTCGGGGTTGCTCTTCCAGCTGATGGCCAGGCCCGGGGTCGGGTCGGTGGTGCCGTCCTTGAAGTCCACCAGGGTGTCGTAGATCTGGCGCTGCACCGCGAGGCTGATGCCGTCGGTGATGTTGCCCGGCTCCAGGCTCACCGGGTCGCCGTTGTTGCCGAACACCAGGGTGGCCGCCTGCGCGCCTCCGAGCATCGAGCTGGCCAGCAGGGCGGTCAAAAACAGTTTCTTCATGGGTTCCTCCAGGGAAAAAGCGGCACGGTGTTCAGATAAGGTTGAGCGAAACGTCATCCGGGCACGTTGGCCCGTAGCGTAGGGCGCTCATCTAGACCTGTCAAGCAGGGGAAAAGGGTGGGCTGGCCTTCAGTGTAAAGCTTTCAGTCCTCGCCGAGGTAAGCCTTGCGGACGCTCTCGTCCTGAGCGATCACGCCGGCGTCGCCGCTGAGCCGGATCTCGCCGGTCTGCAGCACGTAGGCGCGTTTTGCCACCGCCAGCGCCATGCTGGCGTTCTGCTCCACCAGCAGGATGGTGGTGCCGCGCTCACGGTTGAGCCGCTCCACGATGTCGAAGATCGCTTCCACGAACTTGGGCGACAGCCCCATTGAGGGTTCGTCCAGCAGCAGCAGGGTGGGGTCCACCATCAGCGCGCGTGCGATGGCCAGCATCTGCTGCTCGCCGCCCGAGAGGGTGCCGCCCAGCTGCGACATGCGCTCGCGCAGGCGCGGAAACAGCTCGAAGCCCTCCTGCACCCGCTGCTCGATCACCTTGCGGTCGCTGAGCGTGTAGGCGCCCAGCTCCAGGTTCTCGCGCACCGTCAGCTGCGGAAAGATGCGCCGACCTTCCGGCACGTGGCTCATGCCCAGACGCATGATCTGGTCCGGGCGCAGGCCCGCGATGTCCTGGCCCTTCAGCCGCACGCTGCCGCTCTTGTGCCGCTGCATGCCGCTGACGGTGCGCAGGGTGGTGGTCTTGCCGGCTCCGTTGCCGCCGATCAGCGCCACGATCTCGCCGTCCGGCACGTCCATCGTGACGCCCTTGAGCGCGTGGATGTGCCCGTAATAGGTGTGTACGTCCTGCAGCTCAAGCACTCGCGCCGCCCTCCTTGCCGTACTCGCCCGCCGCCGCGCCGCGGCCCAGGTAGGCCTCCATCACGCGCGGGTCGTTGCGGACCTGATGCGGCAGGCCCTCGGCGATCTTGGTGCCGTAGTCCAGCACCGTGATGTGCTCGCTGAGCGTCATCACCAGCCGCATGTCGTGCTCGATCAGCACCACCGTCACGCCCAGCTCGTCGCGAACGCTGCGAATCAGGGCCTTGAGGTTCTCGGTCTCGCGCGGGTTCATGCCGGCGGCCGGC encodes:
- a CDS encoding ABC transporter permease, which codes for MTAAAPATAPRRSQNVFWRRFRRSAPGKIGAVIVLIFLVLALLAPVLRPYDPSSDVDYRFRLAPPSISALWNAETRTRYTDAVSGRVDYFRHPFGTDNLGRDIAVRVWYGARVSLAIGFLATALALLIGSVLGLLAGFFGGPTDTVLGYVSDVMLAFPSILIAIGVATILTRLPGLYTVMLAVSIPQIPTYLRLARSVVLSIREREFVQAAGALGATSGRLMFRHVLPNSLSPLIVQGALSIATATIEAAALGFLGLGVPPPAPEWGTMLADSRDYYTSAAWTMIFPGLAILLSVLGFNLLGDGLRDVLDPRSTQ
- a CDS encoding ABC transporter ATP-binding protein, producing the protein MLELQDVHTYYGHIHALKGVTMDVPDGEIVALIGGNGAGKTTTLRTVSGMQRHKSGSVRLKGQDIAGLRPDQIMRLGMSHVPEGRRIFPQLTVRENLELGAYTLSDRKVIEQRVQEGFELFPRLRERMSQLGGTLSGGEQQMLAIARALMVDPTLLLLDEPSMGLSPKFVEAIFDIVERLNRERGTTILLVEQNASMALAVAKRAYVLQTGEIRLSGDAGVIAQDESVRKAYLGED
- a CDS encoding ABC transporter substrate-binding protein, with the translated sequence MKKLFLTALLASSMLGGAQAATLVFGNNGDPVSLEPGNITDGISLAVQRQIYDTLVDFKDGTTDPTPGLAISWKSNPDATVWTFNLRKNVKFQDGTPFNADAVVFNWTRFWDPKSPYGFRDQGRTYEIMADLLGGFKGDKTAVIKNIVKVDDSTVRFELTGGNSDFPVVIGAGYFGMASPTAIKAQGAKYGTPASTPVGTGPFSFVSWKTGDSVVLKPNMEYWGAKPKVTGLVIRSIKDPSQRLNELKAGTIDFASDLTPDSLNAVKADKNLTAVLKPSFNVGFLSLNNRNKYLANQQVRTAISMAINKKAIAEAFWNGLAVSNASFLPPVMAWANSDAVPADYKYDPAAAKKMLADAGYANGFSLDLWYMPVSRPYFPNPKDIAQAIAADLSAVGIKANLKTEDWAKYLDDRNKEPGFDMYMIGWTGDYGSPDNFYGAYYGANASDDINYNPAQLQSLLEQGRAALTRPGKAKVYAQLHELTYKAAFRIPMAHSQPLAAARTYVKGWVPSPLGSEAFNNIILVGKK
- a CDS encoding ABC transporter permease, with product MAPYILRRLWRTLLVLIGISVVVFTFVRSIPGDPATAILGERANPESVARLTKQLGLDKPWFFNPAHPLDAQYPLYVNALLHGDLGAGIKSQIPVRDELRSRFPATAELAIGALFFALLIGLPAGILAALRRNSAWDSLATGLSLVGVSMPIFWLGLLLVWIFAVLLGWLPPSARLSTGVDLQPVTGLYVLDGLLRGQPAASWDALRHLILPAIALGSIPMAIIARITRSSLLEVLGQDYVRTARAKGVAANRVTIRHALRNALLPVVTVVGLQAGALLGGAVLTETIFSWPGLGSWLYDAISLRDYPVIQGGVIFAALIVSVVNLLVDLSYALLDPRIQYR